A genomic stretch from bacterium includes:
- a CDS encoding energy transducer TonB, producing the protein MIKSNIKWPLLIILISLNITNSVKAENEDSTAPIKYKKDILVHYLVTGGKYNNIITLTILKNGEIYYSIRSKNVGKSLVAVKVKRELTDTLDKDAIQKIINVFDENKFFSLKNKYATNPVTDNIVHTITYNNNSITKTVTITDTSRQFFNIVYMLDTIIKELKKRKNPTGEIEPKPEMEVEVFVMLPRKRIEGSLPPYPDWAKQQGLEATLSFQLEVDSEGKIITGSQNIISSTGFPDWDNGAINWIKDNWKWEKISSGKTSGVMTIKFRIIQ; encoded by the coding sequence GTGATTAAATCCAATATAAAATGGCCGCTGCTAATAATTTTGATAAGCTTAAATATTACCAACAGCGTTAAAGCCGAAAACGAAGACAGTACAGCACCTATAAAATATAAAAAGGACATTTTAGTACACTACTTAGTAACCGGAGGTAAATATAATAACATAATTACATTAACTATTTTAAAAAATGGAGAAATATACTATAGCATACGATCTAAAAACGTTGGTAAAAGTCTTGTTGCTGTAAAGGTAAAGCGAGAACTAACGGATACGCTTGATAAAGATGCCATACAAAAAATAATTAATGTGTTCGATGAAAACAAATTTTTTTCATTAAAAAATAAATATGCAACAAATCCGGTAACGGATAACATTGTGCATACAATAACGTATAACAACAACTCTATTACAAAGACGGTTACTATTACGGATACTTCCAGACAATTTTTTAATATCGTTTATATGTTAGATACAATTATAAAAGAACTTAAAAAAAGAAAGAATCCGACGGGAGAAATAGAACCAAAACCAGAAATGGAAGTAGAAGTCTTCGTCATGCTTCCCAGAAAAAGAATTGAAGGTTCTCTGCCGCCTTACCCTGATTGGGCAAAACAACAGGGATTAGAAGCAACACTCTCGTTTCAATTAGAGGTAGATTCCGAAGGTAAAATAATAACAGGTTCTCAAAATATAATATCCTCAACAGGATTCCCTGATTGGGATAATGGAGCAATAAATTGGATTAAGGATAATTGGAAATGGGAGAAAATATCTTCTGGCAAAACTTCAGGCGTAATGACAATCAAGTTTAGAATTATCCAGTAA